A stretch of DNA from Gossypium hirsutum isolate 1008001.06 unplaced genomic scaffold, Gossypium_hirsutum_v2.1 scaffold_1576, whole genome shotgun sequence:
GAGCCTTTGAGAGATAACCCAGAGAAGGATGAGACCATGGATAGAATCATCTGATTGCAAAGAAGGTTAGATCCAGCAACATGAATCTTAGCAGTTTCAGTCAGAAACAAGGTAGGAGTAGGCTATACTGATGGCATCTGACAAAGACATCAGGTGCATGAAAGTTTATGGTAGAAAGAGGAAAAGCTAAGAATTCTTACCTCTAGTTCAGACAACGAAATTTCATATCAAAACCTGAAACAGAACCACTGCCAACCCAAACCTGTATTGGGTCCAAAGGTATAACTTTGCCCTTCTCAACTGATAAAGAAGCAGTTAAATGTTTCAAGATATATCCTTGATGACGCAAGCAAAATGCCCCCTCAGAAACAGAAGCTCTAGGGTAACTGTCATCAATCCGAAACTGCCATCACGCTGAAATGCTACAGCAGATTCTCCAGATAAACGCTGAGAAGGTAAATTTGACTGGGCAGAAGAGAAATTAAGAACTTGGATTTCATCTTCTCCAATTTGTCGAATGTCTTGAGAAAAGACTGATAACCGGGAAAGCTTAAGCATAAACTTCTGTTGCATATTATCCAAATCAAGGTTCAGAATAAGATCAAGCTCCAATACAAATTCCCGAATATGACCTGCGTAAGCAGACTAACTATTGAAAGAAATATTGATGGTCAAAACATCCAACTAAAGAAGGGATTTACTTACATGATCACTTTCAACAACAAGAGCAAGAGAAAACTGAGAGACATCAAAATTAAAAGCTTCAGGCAGTCCCATTTGACTTGCTGAGATGTAAGTAGCATCTCTTGGGCATTCCACCAACAAAATGATCAAGTGCAGTCGGGCATGCCTCGCAGTCGATTTCACAATAGACAATGCATTTTTAATGTGATGTAGGTAGGAAGCAGAGCACTGGATAAACATTGCCAAAGCTTCTTTTCAAGGCAAAGAAAACCATCCTGCCATCATGTGTTATTCGTCATAACATGATTgaacaaataaaattttcaaagcatAAATTATGTCAAACGTAGGGTGTCCAAATCATGCACTATCCCTAATAAACTATTCCAAAATCAAAGCAAAAGATGGTTCCAAATAATGCAAGCAAGTGAAAACATAAAAGAACATTAATTTTCTATAAAATTTGCACCTGGATCCCCCATGCAATTGCCTGGGATTTTGCCCCAACATGAAGAGATGACCGAAGCTTATTTACTTTTTGTGCGCCAATCAGAATATTTTTCACTGAACACCTTGTCACAAAAACTTCAGCCACTTCCATTTTCATGAATATCCAATGGCTTGAGGCAGGCACTGAGACATTTGAAGTAAATCCCAACTTTTTAAGAAAATCAGGAGACTGTACACTTGGCTGCAGCTCACTGCTAAAAGATGTATCTTCCGCCATATTCGATGTACTAGCCTCAGAAGTAGAAACATCTAGCATCTCATTCACACTAGCTGAAGTGGAATTCTGAGGCATACtcaataataaagtaaatatgcAATGAGATAGAAATATCTCATATAAGCAATTGTGTGAACAAAGAAGGAACGCTCTAAATGCAGAGCgattaaaccttttttttatgTACTCCTGGTATCTGACGATCACAGATTGAATTCCTGATAAATCAATGAGTAATTCCAATTTCATTTCTTCATATAATATGTCAAAACACATTTGAGGGAGTGAAATCCAAATACCACAATCAGATAAGTTATCCGCAGCTGAATTTGTGCTACTAGCGGCACCAAAAAACCATCTTAGAACCCCTTGCTTATTCCTGATCCTAGAACCACAGAGAAGATATCCATCGACTTGAGTTAATGATGCCATTAATTAAAAACGGTTATTACACATCAAAGGTGTCGCTATTGAAAGCTCTTCATCTCGGTAGCCCAGAAACTCTATAGTGTCTCAACATTTGGAAGGATCGTTAGCAGGTGAACCAAAGTTGTTACAAATATGTGATAAATCAGACAACAAACCAGTTAGAGCCTGGAAAAGGGAACATTTAACTTCATTAATTGTATAAGTTAAGAAAGCATGTAAACGAAACAAAGGAATAATAAAGTATCAACTTGAATATTAAGGAAAAGAAACAAGGATAATAGACAGATGCAAATAAAAACTACTTCAAGTGCATCTAACGAGTGTTAAGACTTAAGATAAGTAATGCTCCAAAAATTATAATTGCAGTAGTAATAATTATCTTGTATTTTCCATTAAAAACAGCAAAACTATCACAATCACAAAAGAAATTAATCATGCTAAAAATAATAGAGGGTAAAAAGCCAATCAGACAACAAAGGTGAAAAGAATCACCTGAAAGCAAAGCACACAACTCATCCATAAATAATAACAGCGCAAATCCATGGCCAGCCCCAAAAAAGCAGTTGAAAAAGCAATAGGCTGTGCTAAACGAAATGAGCACACTGCCTGAGACAGATACATGATACTTAGTCATCAAAAAGTTATACTAAGGACCGTGATTGATAATACAATTGAAAATTGCATAGCATAAAAATAACTGAATTGATTGTAAGAGAGGGATAAGAGAAGGGAATCAAGATAAATGATTCACAAATATTTTAGGGAGAGTGAGGGTGTGACAGAAAGATGGGCAGAAacaaattattggccaaggagaTGCCATGTCAGTTAAGAATCATAAGGCTTCAAGAGATGTGTATTGCT
This window harbors:
- the LOC121227731 gene encoding uncharacterized protein gives rise to the protein MASLTQVDGYLLCGSRIRNKQGVLRWFFGAASSTNSAADNLSDCGIWISLPQMCFDILYEEMKLELLIDLSGIQSVIVRYQEYIKKRFNRSAFRAFLLCSHNCLYEIFLSHCIFTLLLSMPQNSTSASVNEMLDVSTSEASTSNMAEDTSFSSELQPSVQSPDFLKKLGFTSNVSVPASSHWIFMKMEVAEVFVTRCSVKNILIGAQKVNKLRSSLHVGAKSQAIAWGIQDGFLCLEKKLWQCLSSALLPTYITLKMHCLL